The following proteins come from a genomic window of Gadus morhua chromosome 11, gadMor3.0, whole genome shotgun sequence:
- the LOC115553317 gene encoding C-type mannose receptor 2-like isoform X1 — MTTADWNLGFLPLKPSMDTRVLICLLFSGVCFTSAGLNKYVLVEEDKTWYEAQEYCRSRIGDLATVTNMEDLNLLSNMTAGAESWIGLNDFNRKTMDLYPNSWRWSNQTRSRSGYMNFVSDQPDYWLGKEECVTTGTNGTWNDDRCSTLYPFVCFSGSSNNKAYHLIEQTLSWESAKSYCRTNYIDLAMIENEEENQKVLSIITTYVWIGLYRVPWTFSDGTNSSFRHWWSYEPNNVNNNQLCVGLYDGGFSDMECTTTFPFICSVGQKYSRIKIMIESNLDLTNQNTKDNILLQLSASLTRAGRTDFNLSWSAPPEKLDPAGLNDDNQ; from the exons ATGACCACTGCAGACTGGAACCTTGGATTCTTACCAT TAAAACCAAGTATGGACACCAGGGTGCTTATTTGCCTCCTCTTCTCAG GTGTATGCTTCACCAGCGCTGGACTCAATAAATACGTTTTAGTTGAAGAGGATAAGACCTGGTATGAGGCTCAGGAGTACTGCAGGAGCAGAATTGGTGACCTGGCCACTGTCACAAACATGGAGGACCTAAACTTGCTGTCAAATATGACAGCAGGTGCAGAGTCATGGATAGGATTGAATGATTTCAACAGGAAGACCATGGACTTGTACCCAAACTCGTGGAGATGGTCCAACCAGACTAGGAGCCGGTCAGGTTATATGAATTTTGTATCTGATCAGCCTGACTATTGGTTAGGCAAAGAGGAATGTGTGACGACTGGGACTAATGGTACCTGGAATGATGACAGGTGTTCTACTTTGTAtccctttgtttgtttttctg GATCATCAAATAATAAAGCCTACCATCTTATCGAGCAGACGCTGTCATGGGAGTCAGCTAAGAGTTACTGCCGTACTAATTACATTGACCTCGCCATGATAGAGAATGAAGAAGAGAACCAAAAGGTTTTGTCCATTATCACTACCTATGTTTGGATCGGTCTTTACAGAGTTCCCTGGACGTTTTCCGATGGGACCAACAGCTCCTTCAGACACTGGTGGAGCTATGAGCCCAATAATGTTAACAATAATCAGTTATGTGTCGGGCTGTATGACGGTGGATTTAGCGACATGGAATGCACTACAACGTTCCCATTTATCTGCTCAG TAGGTCAGAAATACAGCAGAATAAAGATAATGATTGAGTCTAACTTGGACCTGACAAACCAAAACACTAAGGATAACATCCTTCTACAA CTGTCTGCATCTCTGACCAGAGCCGGGAGGACTGACTTCAACCTGAGCTGGAGCGCTCCACCAGAAAAACTAGATCCAGCAGGCTTGAATGATGACAACCAATGA
- the LOC115553317 gene encoding C-type mannose receptor 2-like isoform X2, which translates to MTTADWNLGFLPLKPSMDTRVLICLLFSGVCFTSAGLNKYVLVEEDKTWYEAQEYCRSRIGDLATVTNMEDLNLLSNMTAGAESWIGLNDFNRKTMDLYPNSWRWSNQTRSRSGYMNFVSDQPDYWLGKEECVTTGTNGTWNDDRCSTLYPFVCFSGSSNNKAYHLIEQTLSWESAKSYCRTNYIDLAMIENEEENQKVLSIITTYVWIGLYRVPWTFSDGTNSSFRHWWSYEPNNVNNNQLCVGLYDGGFSDMECTTTFPFICSGQKYSRIKIMIESNLDLTNQNTKDNILLQLSASLTRAGRTDFNLSWSAPPEKLDPAGLNDDNQ; encoded by the exons ATGACCACTGCAGACTGGAACCTTGGATTCTTACCAT TAAAACCAAGTATGGACACCAGGGTGCTTATTTGCCTCCTCTTCTCAG GTGTATGCTTCACCAGCGCTGGACTCAATAAATACGTTTTAGTTGAAGAGGATAAGACCTGGTATGAGGCTCAGGAGTACTGCAGGAGCAGAATTGGTGACCTGGCCACTGTCACAAACATGGAGGACCTAAACTTGCTGTCAAATATGACAGCAGGTGCAGAGTCATGGATAGGATTGAATGATTTCAACAGGAAGACCATGGACTTGTACCCAAACTCGTGGAGATGGTCCAACCAGACTAGGAGCCGGTCAGGTTATATGAATTTTGTATCTGATCAGCCTGACTATTGGTTAGGCAAAGAGGAATGTGTGACGACTGGGACTAATGGTACCTGGAATGATGACAGGTGTTCTACTTTGTAtccctttgtttgtttttctg GATCATCAAATAATAAAGCCTACCATCTTATCGAGCAGACGCTGTCATGGGAGTCAGCTAAGAGTTACTGCCGTACTAATTACATTGACCTCGCCATGATAGAGAATGAAGAAGAGAACCAAAAGGTTTTGTCCATTATCACTACCTATGTTTGGATCGGTCTTTACAGAGTTCCCTGGACGTTTTCCGATGGGACCAACAGCTCCTTCAGACACTGGTGGAGCTATGAGCCCAATAATGTTAACAATAATCAGTTATGTGTCGGGCTGTATGACGGTGGATTTAGCGACATGGAATGCACTACAACGTTCCCATTTATCTGCTCAG GTCAGAAATACAGCAGAATAAAGATAATGATTGAGTCTAACTTGGACCTGACAAACCAAAACACTAAGGATAACATCCTTCTACAA CTGTCTGCATCTCTGACCAGAGCCGGGAGGACTGACTTCAACCTGAGCTGGAGCGCTCCACCAGAAAAACTAGATCCAGCAGGCTTGAATGATGACAACCAATGA